The Methanobacterium lacus genome includes a region encoding these proteins:
- a CDS encoding flavodoxin family protein — translation MKVLGLVGSPREGGNTEIMVKEILEESSENGAETKIYNLNELDIKPCQACMHCKSHDGECKTDDDMQILYKEMAESDAFVLGSPIYMWQMTAQAKLFTDRLYALMGFPEKLGETSSALVFTQGNPDGDLFEDYINSTKQVFDLLGYPVKGLLVSAGDQTLGDVKNKEDILEKAREIGKDLVN, via the coding sequence TTGAAAGTTTTAGGACTTGTTGGAAGCCCAAGAGAGGGCGGAAATACTGAGATCATGGTTAAAGAAATATTGGAAGAATCTTCTGAAAATGGAGCAGAAACCAAAATTTACAATCTGAACGAACTCGATATCAAGCCATGCCAGGCATGCATGCACTGTAAATCCCATGATGGTGAATGCAAAACCGATGATGATATGCAGATACTTTATAAAGAAATGGCAGAAAGCGATGCCTTTGTACTCGGTTCACCAATATATATGTGGCAGATGACTGCACAGGCCAAATTATTCACAGACAGACTTTACGCACTCATGGGTTTCCCAGAAAAACTAGGTGAAACATCATCTGCACTGGTTTTTACCCAGGGCAACCCAGATGGAGATCTCTTTGAAGATTACATAAATTCCACAAAACAGGTATTTGACCTTTTAGGTTATCCAGTTAAGGGCTTGCTTGTATCAGCAGGGGATCAGACACTCGGAGATGTTAAAAACAAGGAAGACATCCTCGAAAAAGCCAGGGAAATAGGTAAAGACCTGGTTAACTAA
- a CDS encoding MarR family winged helix-turn-helix transcriptional regulator encodes MEDEKSEKLIEEMLEDSIIYIKIFNRELTNLSDKKFMKTFFWLVTIKNYDNLSMSGLAKTLNISKTQITPRIDELVNNGLLERVPDENDRRVLRIALTAEGEDLIHNSNKTVKEALNLLLNPLSPDELEELGKSIETIKNTVLKIQGVI; translated from the coding sequence ATGGAAGATGAAAAATCTGAGAAATTGATCGAGGAGATGTTGGAAGATTCAATAATTTATATTAAAATTTTTAACAGGGAACTAACGAATTTATCTGATAAAAAGTTCATGAAGACATTTTTCTGGCTTGTAACGATTAAAAACTACGATAATCTCTCAATGTCAGGGTTAGCCAAGACCTTGAACATTTCAAAAACCCAAATAACACCTAGAATTGATGAGTTAGTAAACAATGGTCTGCTTGAGCGGGTGCCAGATGAAAATGACCGCAGAGTACTCAGGATTGCTTTGACAGCAGAGGGGGAAGATCTTATTCATAATTCTAATAAAACTGTTAAAGAAGCTTTAAACCTACTATTAAATCCACTCAGTCCTGATGAACTTGAAGAGCTGGGTAAAAGTATTGAAACTATAAAAAATACTGTTTTAAAAATTCAGGGAGTAATATAA
- a CDS encoding MFS transporter, which produces MNEKEVVKKQLNVGWFPLIIVTLAAFIISIDISFLNVAITNLVNDLHTTVVTIQSIIVVYSLVLASLTLLSGELQKVLGRRKTFLLGAFIFGVGNFIAALSINSTMLLIGWSVLEGAGGALMWVSMYSIVIGSYTGNRRATALGLSGSIGSLGLVVGPFIGGFLTTYLSWRYAFGLEFIIILLILVFSRHIPSFPATMHWSDINIVGGINSALGIFLLVYGLILLNDPSTLYIGPYVILAGIILLAVFFYDQRSRIKNDKHPLVDIRIFKIRSFALGNIFLFLYGSVVSGIRFVIPVFVQSVLGYSALLTGYLFAAMALPMFFVTFTTGRISGRFHPRHIISIGFIVCLIGAGYLIYAFSSNPSFIEMIIGMAVIGLGIGIIAPHGSTYAFSEIKHDKQPDASAIRSTNSNLNSSVGTAIFGLILLMGAANALNVEQLSTGMLDSIYAMGILLFVGLIMTQFIKMNKITES; this is translated from the coding sequence TTGAATGAAAAAGAGGTAGTTAAAAAGCAGTTGAATGTAGGTTGGTTTCCTTTAATAATTGTCACCCTGGCAGCTTTTATAATCAGTATAGATATCAGTTTTTTAAATGTGGCAATAACGAATTTAGTTAATGATCTACACACCACCGTAGTTACTATTCAGAGTATTATTGTTGTTTATTCTCTGGTTTTAGCGAGTTTAACCCTGCTTAGTGGTGAGTTACAGAAGGTTTTAGGCAGAAGAAAAACCTTTCTCTTGGGTGCGTTTATTTTTGGTGTGGGTAATTTCATTGCAGCCTTAAGCATAAACAGCACCATGCTACTCATAGGATGGTCCGTACTGGAAGGTGCTGGCGGGGCATTGATGTGGGTATCAATGTACTCCATAGTTATTGGAAGTTACACCGGTAATAGAAGAGCCACTGCACTGGGTTTATCAGGTTCTATAGGATCTCTTGGACTGGTTGTTGGACCTTTTATTGGTGGATTTTTAACCACTTATCTAAGCTGGAGGTATGCATTCGGATTAGAATTCATCATAATACTCCTAATATTAGTATTTTCAAGGCACATACCATCATTCCCTGCAACCATGCACTGGTCTGATATTAATATTGTGGGTGGAATCAACTCGGCTTTAGGTATATTTTTACTGGTTTATGGTTTAATATTACTCAACGACCCTTCCACTTTGTATATTGGCCCCTATGTAATATTGGCAGGAATTATCCTTTTAGCAGTATTTTTCTACGATCAAAGAAGTAGAATAAAGAATGATAAACATCCTTTGGTTGATATTAGGATTTTTAAAATCAGATCATTTGCATTGGGCAACATATTCCTATTTCTGTATGGTTCCGTAGTTAGTGGGATTCGTTTTGTTATACCAGTTTTTGTACAGTCAGTTTTAGGATACAGTGCTTTACTAACAGGTTATCTATTTGCTGCAATGGCCCTTCCAATGTTTTTTGTAACCTTCACAACTGGCAGAATTTCAGGCAGATTCCACCCGCGCCATATCATAAGCATTGGTTTTATAGTTTGTTTAATTGGAGCTGGTTACCTCATCTATGCTTTCAGTTCCAATCCAAGTTTTATAGAGATGATAATAGGAATGGCAGTGATTGGACTGGGAATCGGTATCATCGCACCCCATGGTTCTACCTATGCATTTTCAGAAATAAAGCATGATAAACAACCTGATGCTTCTGCAATTAGAAGTACCAACAGTAACTTAAACTCATCTGTAGGTACAGCCATATTTGGTCTCATCCTACTCATGGGGGCAGCCAATGCTTTAAATGTTGAACAACTATCCACTGGTATGTTAGATTCTATATACGCGATGGGTATACTGTTATTTGTAGGTTTAATCATGACACAGTTCATAAAAATGAATAAAATTACCGAGTCTTAA